In one Capricornis sumatraensis isolate serow.1 chromosome 1, serow.2, whole genome shotgun sequence genomic region, the following are encoded:
- the HSPA5 gene encoding endoplasmic reticulum chaperone BiP has product MKLSLVAAVLLLLLGTARAEEEDKKEDVGTVVGIDLGTTYSCVGVFKNGRVEIIANDQGNRITPSYVAFTPEGERLIGDAAKNQLTSNPENTVFDAKRLIGRTWNDPSVQQDIKFLPFKVVEKKTKPYIQVDVGGGQTKTFAPEEISAMVLTKMKETAEAYLGKKVTHAVVTVPAYFNDAQRQATKDAGTIAGLNVMRIINEPTAAAIAYGLDKREGEKNILVFDLGGGTFDVSLLTIDNGVFEVVATNGDTHLGGEDFDQRVMEHFIKLYKKKTGKDVRKDNRAVQKLRREVEKAKRALSSQHQARIEIESFYEGEDFSETLTRAKFEELNMDLFRSTMKPVQKVLEDSDLKKSDIDEIVLVGGSTRIPKIQQLVKEFFNGKEPSRGINPDEAVAYGAAVQAGVLSGDQDTGDLVLLDVCPLTLGIETVGGVMTKLIPRNTVVPTKKSQIFSTASDNQPTVTIKVYEGERPLTKDNHLLGTFDLTGIPPAPRGVPQIEVTFEIDVNGILRVTAEDKGTGNKNKITITNDQNRLTPEEIERMVNDAEKFAEEDKKLKERIDTRNELESYAYSLKNQIGDKEKLGGKLSSEDKETMEKAVEEKIEWLESHQDADIEDFKAKKKELEEIVQPIISKLYGSAGPPPTNEEEAADKDEL; this is encoded by the exons ATGAAGCTGTCCCTGGTGGCcgcggtgctgctgctgctgctcggcACGGCACGGGCGGAGGAGGAGGACAAGAAGGAGGACGTGGGCACGGTGGTCGGCATCGACCTGGGTACCACCTACTCCTG CGTCGGGGTGTTCAAGAACGGCCGCGTGGAGATCATCGCCAACGATCAGGGCAACCGCATCACGCCGTCTTATGTGGCTTTCACTCCTGAAGGGGAGCGTCTGATCGGCGATGCAGCCAAGAACCAGCTCACCTCCAATCCTGAGAACACAGTCTTCGACGCCAAGCGACTCATCGGCCGGACTTGGAACGACCCGTCCGTGCAGCAGGACATCAAGTTCTTGCCTTTCAAG GTGgttgaaaagaaaactaaaccaTACATTCAAGTTGATGTTGGAGGTGGGCAAACAAAGACATTTGCTCCTGAAGAAATTTCTGCCATGGTTCTCACTAAAATGAAGGAAACTGCTGAGGCTTATTTGGGAAAGAAG GTTACTCATGCAGTTGTTACTGTACCAGCATATTTCAATGATGCCCAACGCCAGGCAACCAAAGATGCTGGAACTATTGCTGGATTGAATGTCATGAGGATCATCAATGAGCC GACAGCAGCTGCTATTGCTTATGGCCTGGAtaagagggaaggggagaagaaCATCCTGGTGTTTGACCTGGGTGGTGGAACCTTTGATGTGTCTCTTCTCACCATTGATAATGGTGTCTTTGAAGTCGTGGCCACTAATGGAGATACTCATCTGGGTGGAGAAGACTTTGACCAGCGTGTCATGGAACACTTCATCAAGCTCTACAAAAAGAAGACTGGCAAAGATGTTCGGAAGGACAACAGAGCTGTGCAAAAACTCCGGCGTGAGGTAGAAAAGGCCAAACGGGCCCTGTCTTCCCAACATCAAGCAAGAATTGAAATTGAGTCCTTCTATGAAGGAGAAGACTTCTCGGAGACCCTGACTCGGGCCAAATTTGAAGAGCTAAACATG GACCTGTTCCGTTCAACCATGAAGCCTGTCCAGAAAGTGTTAGAAGATTCTGATTTAAAGAAGTCTGATATTGATGAAATTGTTCTTGTTGGTGGCTCTACTCGAATCCCAAAGATTCAACAGCTGGTTAAAGAGTTTTTCAATGGCAAGGAGCCATCCCGTGGCATAAACCCAGATGAGGCTGTGGCATATGGTGCCGCTGTCCAGGCTGGTGTGCTCTCTGGTGATCAAGATACAG GTGACCTGGTACTGCTTGATGTATGTCCCCTGACACTTGGTATTGAAACTGTGGGAGGTGTCATGACCAAACTGATTCCAAGGAACACTGTGGTGCCCACCAAGAAGTCTCAGATCTTTTCTACAGCCTCTGATAATCAACCAACTGTTACCATCAAGGTCTATGAAG GTGAACGACCTCTGACGAAAGACAATCACCTTCTGGGAACTTTCGATCTGACTGGAATTCCTCCTGCACCTCGTGGGGTCCCACAGATTGAAGTCACCTTTGAGATAGATGTGAATGGCATTCTTCGAGTGACAGCTGAAGACAAAGGTACAGGCAACAAAAATAAGATCACAATTACCAATGACCAAAATCGCCTGACACCTGAAGAAATTGAAAGAATGGTCAATGATGCTGAGAAGTTTGCTGAAGAAGACAAAAAGCTCAAGGAGCGCATTGACACAAGAAATGAATTGGAAAGCTATGCCTACTCTCTTAAGAATCAGATTGGAGATAAAGAAAAACTGGGAGGTAAACTTTCCTCAGAAGATAAGGAGACCATGGAAAAAGCTGTAGAAGAAAAGATTGAGTGGCTGGAAAGTCACCAAGATGCTGACATTGAAGATTTCAAAGCGAAAAAGAAGGAGCTAGAAGAAATTGTTCAGCCAATTATCAGCAAACTCTATGGAAGTGCAGGCCCTCCCCCAACCAATGAGGAGGAAGCAGCAGACAAAGATGAGTTGTAG